A genomic stretch from Octopus sinensis linkage group LG14, ASM634580v1, whole genome shotgun sequence includes:
- the LOC115219161 gene encoding gastrula zinc finger protein XlCGF57.1-like isoform X2: MSSETFHNSRKEKEAIYGFKTNMADKQFHSNMYDMQFPQSCGLQPAGSGPLNEKSFPWVSYSAASSKQPQFPMNGKNMPDIEHSHSKQQTTAPQHSPDAPPQQQQQHPSSQPQHPSSQPQHPSSQPQHPTSQPQHPNSQPQHPSSQPQHPTSQPQHQSKGASATEKPFHCDLCESKFARRETLVSHRRTHTGEKPYTCEVCHKQFARRDTLQSHRRTHTGEKPFRCDFCREQFARRDTLQSHRRTHTGEKPFVCEICRRQFAQRDALQCHKRTHTGEKPFRCDLCVERFARRDTLLSHKRTHTGEKPYCCDVCPKRFAQRDTLQCHKRTHTGEKPFSCDHCPKSFSQRDTLQCHRRIHTGEKPFHCDLCGQRFARRDTLQCHRRTHTGEKPYHCDVCPKQFSQRDTLQCHKRTHTGEKPFHCDICGDQFARRDTLKCHMRRHTGERPFQCEVCAERFARKDTLCCHKRTHTCEKPFHCEYCIQQFARRDTLQTHTRTHTGEKPYQCGICGKQFARTDEFARHKRTHGTIPTTPSTVITPITTTPPPPPPPPPITTTATTTTTTTNQHQINRKHSHPHCSAATFMQNNFIRTPNCDNTNKRYTPVSNYMWQAVYI, encoded by the exons ATGTCCTCTGAAACTTTTCATAATTCAAGGAAAGAGAAGGAAGCCATTTATGGTTTTAAGACAAACATGGCTGATAAACAGTTTCACAGTAATATGTACGACATGCAGTTTCCACAAAGCTGTGGACTACAACCTGCTGGATCAGGTCCATTAAATGAAAAATCATTTCCTTGGGTTAGTTATAGTGCAGCAAGCAGTAAGCAACCACAGTTTCCAATGAATGGTAAAAATATGCCCGATATAGAGCATTCTCACAGTAAACAACAAACGACTGCTCCTCAACATTCCCCTGACGctccaccacaacaacaacaacaacatccttcCTCTCAGCCACAACATCCATCTTCTCAGCCACAACATCCATCTTCTCAGCCACAACATCCAACTTCTCAGCCACAACATCCGAATTCTCAGCCACAACATCCATCCTCTCAACCACAACATCCGACTTCTCAACCGCAAC ATCAATCAAAAGGAGCTTCCGCAACCGAAAAGCCGTTTCACTGTGATTTGTGTGAAAGTAAATTTGCCAGGCGGGAAACCCTCGTTTCCCACCGAAGAACCCACACTGGGGAAAAACCTTACACTTGCGAAGTCTGTCATAAGCAATTTGCCAGACGAGACACATTGCAGTCTCACAGAAGGACACACACGGGGGAAAAGCCATTTCGATGTGATTTTTGCAGAGAACAATTTGCTCGTAGAGACACTTTACAATCTCATCGTCGGACACACACGGGTGAAAAACCATTTGTTTGCGAAATTTGCCGACGCCAGTTTGCTCAGAGAGATGCGTTGCAGTGTCATAAAAGGacccatacaggggagaaaccctTTCGATGTGATCTTTGTGTCGAACGATTTGCTCGAAGGGACACGCTTCTGTCTCACAAACGGAcccatactggggaaaagccatatTGTTGTGATGTCTGTCCAAAGCGCTTTGCTCAGAGAGATACTCTCCAGTGTCACAAGCGAACtcacactggggaaaaaccattcaGCTGCGACCATTGCCCCAAGAGTTTTTCTCAGCGAGACACCTTGCAGTGCCATCGAAggattcatacaggtgagaaaccattccACTGTGACTTGTGTGGTCAGAGATTCGCCCGGAGGGATACACTCCAATGTCACAGACGTACTCACACTGGGGAAAAGCCGTATCATTGCGACGTGTGTCCTAAACAGTTTTCGCAGCGAGACACGCTTCAGTGCCACAAACGAACGCATACGGGGGAGAAACCGTTCCATTGCGACATCTGCGGAGACCAGTTTGCCCGACGGGACACTCTGAAGTGCCACATGCGCCGACACACGGGTGAAAGGCCGTTTCAGTGTGAAGTGTGTGCGGAACGATTCGCTCGTAAGGATACCCTTTGCTGTCACAAGCGGACCCATACATGCGAAAAACCGTTTCATTGCGAATACTGCATTCAGCAGTTCGCACGGCGAGACACGTTAcagacccacacacgcacacacactgggGAAAAACCTTACCAGTGTGGCATATGCGGGAAGCAATTTGCTCGTACTGATGAGTTTGCGCGTCACAAAAGAACGCACGGTACGATACCCACTACACCCAGCACTGTCATCACGCCGATTACGACGACGCCGCCTCCTcctccaccgccgccaccaataacaacaacagcgaccactaccaccaccaccacaaaccaacATCAAATCAACAGAAAACATAGCCACCCACATTGTTCTGCGGCTACCTTTATGCAAAACAATTTCATCCGAACACCAAACTGTGACAATACCAACAAACGATACACTCCAGTTAGTAACTACATGTGGCAAgctgtttatatataa
- the LOC115219161 gene encoding gastrula zinc finger protein XlCGF57.1-like isoform X1, translating into MSSETFHNSRKEKEAIYGFKTNMADKQFHSNMYDMQFPQSCGLQPAGSGPLNEKSFPWVSYSAASSKQPQFPMNGKNMPDIEHSHSKQQTTAPQHSPDAPPQQQQQHPSSQPQHPSSQPQHPSSQPQHPTSQPQHPNSQPQHPSSQPQHPTSQPQHPTSQPQHPTSQPQHQSKGASATEKPFHCDLCESKFARRETLVSHRRTHTGEKPYTCEVCHKQFARRDTLQSHRRTHTGEKPFRCDFCREQFARRDTLQSHRRTHTGEKPFVCEICRRQFAQRDALQCHKRTHTGEKPFRCDLCVERFARRDTLLSHKRTHTGEKPYCCDVCPKRFAQRDTLQCHKRTHTGEKPFSCDHCPKSFSQRDTLQCHRRIHTGEKPFHCDLCGQRFARRDTLQCHRRTHTGEKPYHCDVCPKQFSQRDTLQCHKRTHTGEKPFHCDICGDQFARRDTLKCHMRRHTGERPFQCEVCAERFARKDTLCCHKRTHTCEKPFHCEYCIQQFARRDTLQTHTRTHTGEKPYQCGICGKQFARTDEFARHKRTHGTIPTTPSTVITPITTTPPPPPPPPPITTTATTTTTTTNQHQINRKHSHPHCSAATFMQNNFIRTPNCDNTNKRYTPVSNYMWQAVYI; encoded by the coding sequence ATGTCCTCTGAAACTTTTCATAATTCAAGGAAAGAGAAGGAAGCCATTTATGGTTTTAAGACAAACATGGCTGATAAACAGTTTCACAGTAATATGTACGACATGCAGTTTCCACAAAGCTGTGGACTACAACCTGCTGGATCAGGTCCATTAAATGAAAAATCATTTCCTTGGGTTAGTTATAGTGCAGCAAGCAGTAAGCAACCACAGTTTCCAATGAATGGTAAAAATATGCCCGATATAGAGCATTCTCACAGTAAACAACAAACGACTGCTCCTCAACATTCCCCTGACGctccaccacaacaacaacaacaacatccttcCTCTCAGCCACAACATCCATCTTCTCAGCCACAACATCCATCTTCTCAGCCACAACATCCAACTTCTCAGCCACAACATCCGAATTCTCAGCCACAACATCCATCCTCTCAACCACAACATCCGACTTCTCAACCGCAACATCCGACTTCTCAACCACAGCATCCAACTTCTCAACCTCAACATCAATCAAAAGGAGCTTCCGCAACCGAAAAGCCGTTTCACTGTGATTTGTGTGAAAGTAAATTTGCCAGGCGGGAAACCCTCGTTTCCCACCGAAGAACCCACACTGGGGAAAAACCTTACACTTGCGAAGTCTGTCATAAGCAATTTGCCAGACGAGACACATTGCAGTCTCACAGAAGGACACACACGGGGGAAAAGCCATTTCGATGTGATTTTTGCAGAGAACAATTTGCTCGTAGAGACACTTTACAATCTCATCGTCGGACACACACGGGTGAAAAACCATTTGTTTGCGAAATTTGCCGACGCCAGTTTGCTCAGAGAGATGCGTTGCAGTGTCATAAAAGGacccatacaggggagaaaccctTTCGATGTGATCTTTGTGTCGAACGATTTGCTCGAAGGGACACGCTTCTGTCTCACAAACGGAcccatactggggaaaagccatatTGTTGTGATGTCTGTCCAAAGCGCTTTGCTCAGAGAGATACTCTCCAGTGTCACAAGCGAACtcacactggggaaaaaccattcaGCTGCGACCATTGCCCCAAGAGTTTTTCTCAGCGAGACACCTTGCAGTGCCATCGAAggattcatacaggtgagaaaccattccACTGTGACTTGTGTGGTCAGAGATTCGCCCGGAGGGATACACTCCAATGTCACAGACGTACTCACACTGGGGAAAAGCCGTATCATTGCGACGTGTGTCCTAAACAGTTTTCGCAGCGAGACACGCTTCAGTGCCACAAACGAACGCATACGGGGGAGAAACCGTTCCATTGCGACATCTGCGGAGACCAGTTTGCCCGACGGGACACTCTGAAGTGCCACATGCGCCGACACACGGGTGAAAGGCCGTTTCAGTGTGAAGTGTGTGCGGAACGATTCGCTCGTAAGGATACCCTTTGCTGTCACAAGCGGACCCATACATGCGAAAAACCGTTTCATTGCGAATACTGCATTCAGCAGTTCGCACGGCGAGACACGTTAcagacccacacacgcacacacactgggGAAAAACCTTACCAGTGTGGCATATGCGGGAAGCAATTTGCTCGTACTGATGAGTTTGCGCGTCACAAAAGAACGCACGGTACGATACCCACTACACCCAGCACTGTCATCACGCCGATTACGACGACGCCGCCTCCTcctccaccgccgccaccaataacaacaacagcgaccactaccaccaccaccacaaaccaacATCAAATCAACAGAAAACATAGCCACCCACATTGTTCTGCGGCTACCTTTATGCAAAACAATTTCATCCGAACACCAAACTGTGACAATACCAACAAACGATACACTCCAGTTAGTAACTACATGTGGCAAgctgtttatatataa